One segment of Betaproteobacteria bacterium DNA contains the following:
- a CDS encoding DNA gyrase inhibitor YacG produces MTSQRKVRCPQCGKDALWAPENPYRPFCSERCKQIDLGCWASDSYRIGGAVSDEEAGMPGIDFPDQPER; encoded by the coding sequence ATGACTTCTCAACGCAAAGTTCGTTGCCCACAATGTGGTAAGGATGCCCTTTGGGCGCCCGAAAATCCGTATCGCCCATTTTGTTCCGAGCGCTGCAAGCAGATTGATCTGGGGTGCTGGGCTAGCGATTCTTATCGCATCGGTGGCGCAGTGAGCGACGAAGAGGCCGGTATGCCGGGTATCGATTTTCCGGATCAGCCCGAACGTTGA
- a CDS encoding Nudix family hydrolase, with protein MTKIVEVAAAVMLRANGREFLLAQRPEGKVYAGYWEFPGGKVEPGETVRQALIRELQEELGITVTECSPWLTRQFTYPHATVRLNFWRVTAWQGEIGITAPLEHSAVDWQITGKAATVAPILPANDPILKALSLPTTMAITMAAIEGVERQLKRLENALKGGLRLIQVRDKGLSAAERHSFAKMVCQMAHRYDALVVINDDEEIARQVGANGIHFSSVRLANCAQRPDFAWVGASCHSADEITRAGHLDFDYALLGPVLPTPTHPEAKGLGWAEVEKQLIGNTLPVFALGGMLPDMLREAENHGAHGIALMRGW; from the coding sequence GTGACCAAGATCGTCGAAGTGGCTGCTGCCGTCATGCTGCGCGCCAACGGCCGCGAGTTCCTGCTGGCCCAGCGGCCGGAGGGCAAGGTTTACGCTGGTTACTGGGAGTTCCCCGGTGGCAAGGTCGAGCCCGGCGAGACCGTTCGTCAGGCGCTGATTCGCGAATTGCAGGAGGAGCTAGGCATCACTGTGACCGAATGTTCGCCGTGGCTAACCCGCCAATTCACCTACCCGCACGCCACCGTACGCCTTAACTTCTGGCGGGTCACGGCCTGGCAAGGCGAAATCGGGATTACCGCGCCACTGGAGCACTCAGCGGTTGACTGGCAAATAACGGGCAAGGCTGCCACCGTCGCCCCCATCCTGCCGGCCAACGATCCCATCCTGAAAGCGCTGTCGCTGCCGACAACGATGGCCATCACGATGGCCGCAATCGAAGGCGTCGAACGCCAGCTGAAACGACTGGAAAACGCCCTGAAAGGCGGCCTGCGACTAATCCAGGTACGCGACAAAGGCTTGTCAGCAGCCGAACGCCATTCGTTTGCAAAAATGGTCTGTCAAATGGCACATCGTTACGATGCGCTGGTTGTCATTAATGACGATGAAGAAATCGCCCGTCAGGTCGGCGCCAATGGCATCCATTTTTCGTCAGTCCGCCTCGCCAACTGCGCGCAGCGCCCTGACTTCGCTTGGGTAGGCGCCTCCTGCCACAGCGCCGACGAAATCACCCGCGCGGGCCATCTCGACTTCGACTACGCATTGCTGGGCCCCGTTTTGCCAACGCCAACCCACCCCGAAGCCAAAGGACTTGGCTGGGCAGAAGTTGAAAAGCAACTTATCGGCAACACGCTGCCAGTTTTTGCCCTGGGTGGCATGCTGCCGGACATGCTGCGCGAAGCGGAAAATCACGGTGCCCACGGCATCGCGCTGATGCGCGGCTGGTAA
- a CDS encoding ATP-binding protein, translating to MPKPTSLEHLLVRAEAVLARLEAVLPPTPELPDWGAAVAFRWRKSNGRGWLQAVRQPHPIRLSDLENIDNQKERITANTRQFVAGQTANNVLLTGSRGSGKSSLVKAVLNHFSSKGLRLIEVDKEDLIDLPDIVDLINGRPEKFIIFCDDLSFEAGETAYKALKSVLDGSIAAPPDNVLIYATSNRRHLMPEYFSENLETHRVNDEIHPGETTEEKISLSERFGLWISFYPFSQDDYLAIANHWARQLGVTEEVIAACEREALNWALSRGSRSGRVAWQFAKDLAGRQKPKRKKNK from the coding sequence ATGCCCAAACCAACGTCGTTGGAACACCTGCTTGTCCGTGCCGAGGCCGTCCTTGCTCGCCTTGAGGCGGTACTGCCCCCTACACCGGAGCTACCGGACTGGGGTGCCGCTGTCGCTTTTCGCTGGCGAAAGAGTAATGGGCGTGGCTGGTTACAGGCGGTTCGTCAGCCGCACCCGATTCGCCTGAGCGATTTGGAGAACATTGACAACCAGAAAGAACGCATTACCGCCAATACCCGCCAATTTGTTGCCGGCCAGACGGCCAACAACGTACTGCTGACCGGCTCCCGCGGCTCGGGGAAATCCTCTCTGGTCAAGGCGGTGCTCAACCATTTTTCGAGTAAGGGTCTACGCCTGATCGAGGTAGACAAGGAAGATCTGATCGACCTGCCGGACATCGTGGATCTGATTAACGGTCGACCGGAGAAATTCATCATTTTTTGTGACGACCTATCCTTCGAAGCCGGCGAGACTGCCTACAAAGCACTCAAATCGGTTCTCGACGGCTCCATCGCCGCACCGCCCGACAACGTGCTGATTTACGCGACTTCGAATCGCCGCCACCTGATGCCGGAATACTTTTCGGAAAATCTCGAAACGCATCGCGTTAACGACGAAATTCATCCCGGCGAGACGACTGAAGAGAAGATCTCGCTATCCGAACGTTTCGGTCTCTGGATTTCTTTCTACCCTTTCAGCCAGGACGACTATCTGGCCATCGCCAATCACTGGGCACGCCAACTGGGTGTTACCGAAGAAGTCATCGCTGCGTGCGAACGTGAAGCACTGAACTGGGCACTTAGCCGCGGCTCACGCTCCGGCCGTGTAGCCTGGCAATTCGCCAAGGATCTGGCCGGTCGTCAGAAGCCAAAGCGAAAGAAAAACAAGTGA